The genomic region CAAAGGCTTTTTGTGCTGGCCACTACTGCACTGTTAGCAGGCAGGTCAATGGAAAGCTGGCGAGCAGGCTTGGGGGTCTTGCTGGAGGTCTGAAAAGTATATAAGGTAAGAGTGAAATAGGGATGTCTGCACCAGTTAGATTCTAAGAGAGCTGTACACCCAATTTTGTAACTACCCAATTTACACTTATCTGCAGTTAGCTAGGGCCTGCACCATTTTATTCTTGCTTCCGCTCAAATGGGAAGGTGGTTTAAGGCAAAAAAATTGGTATATAATAACTTTGTGCTAACACCTCCTGTCTACAGTGCAGGGAGGTGTAGTTCCTGAACACATCCAGTGTGGAGACCACCTTTGTTTCAGAGCCACATGAcagcaggggcagactggccattaaaACCATGGGGGCTTGTCTTGGTGGGCTGATGGTGGGAGCCAgggcttgtgtgtgtgcatgcacgcacgcacacacacaccttgagCCAGCAGCCTACATTTTATGCAAGGAGGTAGGTGCGAGGCAATGGCCTTTGCTTTGCATATGGTGTGCAGGCACAaactcttcctctttccctccctccattggGGGTTGGGGCAAGGCTCCTTTCCAAGGTTGTTTTGACTTCCCAGTCTGCCCCAGCATGTGGAAAACAGTGACAGTAGACCAGCGAAAACAAACAGGATAACAGGGCTTAACAGAGGAGACAGCAGAATTCCATTGCTTGAGGTACAACACAATTGGTCTAATTGCTTGTGTCACAGAGTATCAGATAGCAATGAGATAGCAATGACAAGCTGATTGGGTACACACAACATCATACATAGGATTCCACTTCTGGAATatttcaggtagatagccatgttgatctgcagttgaacagcaggatttgagtctagtggcaccacaagaatcaacaaaattttcaggatataagctttcaagaatcaatgcTGGCATACCTCTGTATGGCTTTAACAGCATACCTCTGGCTCCAAGACATACCATTGCTGACCTAAAGGTGGCAGTCCTCAAACAAAAAAGCTTCAAGGGCAGTTTACAACATgggattgctgaaactgagttcattcacaaatgcaGAACAATGTACCCCCCCagggggctgaatagagacataggattcttatctcactacagatgcgaATTTGTTTTCTAATCAAGCTGTAGCTAtgtacttttacatcctgactccctttttGCTttacccctcccacctcctgactggggcatgaaggctcagggatctccacttctccctgtatctgaagaagggatctttgactctcaaaagcttatacagtaaaaatcttgttgctctctaaggtgctggtggactcaaatcctgctcttctattgccaaccaacatggctacctgcctgaaactggAGCGGGAGCAGGGAAaggagtacacacacacacaacagttttGGAAACTGCAAAATCCATCTCACCTCAATGGCATGCGTGTACTGTTCCAGTTTGTCATCAATCTTTGAAACTGGAAGAGGTGCCTGTGTCTTCTTCACACTATTACTGGAAGGAGAACAGAAAACTGGTGGAAAGAGGACATAAGCCTGGATATTGCAGACCTTAAACCAGCTACCATTTGCTCATCAATACTTTTTCCATTAAGTTTAGACTGGCCCTTCCAATTTGCCATAAAAAATGCCACTCCACACACTCAGCAAGCACTACAGGCATAATACTTATCCATTGTTTGGTGTCTTACCCAAGATGTTGATGGAGCGATAGCTTAGCATGCCAAACCAAGTCCTACTCTCTTTCCCATCATACATAAGGAGAGACCAGCAAGGCCTGACAGAGACCGTGAAAATTGCCTTAACCACAATTTGCTAACTGCATGAATGTAATACTTAACCTTGGTTAACAAAAAGCATGGTTTCACATCCTTGTTTGTGACAATTCGCTAACCACTGTTTTTTACCATGTTTAAGGAAAAACAAACCATTATTGCATGCCATGTCTTCATAGAACCAGAGAGAAAACATTCCTGTTCTTTGCTTCAGCAGATGTTTTCAGTATAATTACCAATGGGAAGACTAAGATCACAGTGATAGGATGGAAATTACCTCCTCTCTATGGAGCGGTTCAGTGACTCAGTTCTATCAGTGATCTAAAGAATGGATACGAAGACTGTTAGCATTTCAGTCAGCAATCTATAGGACAGATAAAATGGACATCTTCCCTGCTATTTCAAAAATATTGAGCTAAGGGTGGAAGAGGGGCAATGAAGAAAAGCATCCTCCCCCTGGGAGCCCTCTCCTCCCTCTACCCTCATTTGTACACTGATGTTTTTGTTCCATTCTATAAACCCTCCTGGCATTAATAAAAGTGTATATTTGTATAAACAGACCTTTGTGGTGGGACTCAAAGGAGGCTGGTACTCTTCCTCCAGGCTAGAAATGCTTGGAGCTCTCTGACGTTTCCCAGGTGCCTCTTCTTCTTCattccttcttctcttcttctcctgagagaaaatgactgacaAATTCAGCAAGGCACTGCTCACACAATGAGAGCTATGTATGTGAAGGCTGCCTGTACTTGTAAGCAGCATGGCAACTgggatggactgcactttttaaaagctgggaagtggtgtacaaacagctgaaggactgttaagggttaatccctcacagacacagagctTTTGACTGATCAGCTACTCCAAgcaatctgattgggtagcatgagctggaaagaagagggtctattttttcagtcctagctgagaggaataaATGGCtgtaactgaaagcagtttaacacagacatgAGAGTTGGGGGGAAATTGGCAAGGacgtttgggaagtaggtgcagactcctgtTTGcctaaagaaaggggatagatcttctaagaagaggagactttccctacccagctaaacagggaggtagctctggagagtgaacgggctactcattaaaatggctgatgataccaaattgggaggagtggcaaacacccaagaaaatagTTAAAagtcaacaagacctgaatactctggagaagtgggcagttgcgaacaggatgcaattcaacatagataactGCCCAGTATTACTTCTGgtccacaaaaatgtgaagcacaaatacaggatgagggatacacttctgggtagtaatgtacgcgaaagagatcttggagtaagactggactgtaaactaaatatgagcagtcagtatgatacggcggcaaaaaaggcaaactcatcttgggttgtatcaaaaaggacattgcatcgaaatcgcaggaggtcataatcCCTCTTCATACTGCCTTGTTCAGACCATACTTGGAGTactctgtgcagttctggaggcctcacttcaaaaaggatgtggacaaaattgagagggtgcagaagagagcaacaagaatgatcaggggtctggagactgagctctaagaggaaaggctgagggccttgggaatgtttagtttggagaagaggagattgaggggggacatgattgctcttaaatatttgaaaggctgtcatttagaggagggcatggagctgttccagttggcagcaaaggataggactcgaagcaatgggcttaaattacacgcagaaaggtaccggctgggtattaggaaaaactcatttgtcagggatgctttaggctcatcctgcactgggcagggggttggacttgaaggtctgtatggccccttccaactctgtgattctgtgaagtagGTACCTGTAGTCTTAAACTCAAAAGAGACAGAATTCTAAAAGAAAGTGTGCTAGAGTATTTGGGtaaaacatgggaacaaaagcctctaaactaagaatttaagtatctgtgaagagcctaagaactaaagtctgtgcatgtactgattttacctcagaaatacTCATGTTGAATTATTGCCgaaattttcaaccctgatttTACCTGACCCTTTCCTCTctagaataaataaaatagttacttttgaattttaaaaaaacccactagtgccatttctgctgtttaaggactaagaggggaggaggaggatggaacATCATAACCCAAGCTGATCTCTTACTAATAAGTTCTGATGCTGCTTATAAAGCAGGGAAGGAGGAAACAAGTTTAAATTGTAGTTGCACAGAGTACTCGTTTTAGCTTTTATAGTATAACCTAGGGGGCAGATTAGCAACCAAACTATCCAGGTTACTTCTGTCTCTTTAATATTTAGAAGCCTCCAGAATCAGCAGCACAGATTTTCCTCTAGATTTTTAGCCTCCTTATAACCATCCATCATCCATTTCTTTTAAGCTTAGCTGACCTGTTTCAAGACTATAAAAGAGAAAATCACCACCAATTTAGCTACCCATGATTAACTTGGGACACCTGGAAAAATGGTTTGTCCAAGTATGGAAAAAGTACTAGGATCAAGCCTTCATAACTACAGCTTTGATTTTAATTGATGCCTTCAGGCTTCAGCCCCATACAAGGAAGGGTGAGCTGGGTCAGAGGAATAGGGCTTTTGCTCTCACCTCTTGCCTTTCCTTCGCTTCTTCTTCAGGCTCATTCTCTTGAGCAAAGTCCTGGTTCTCCTCTCCAATTCCAGTAGACAGGTTCTCCTCTGTAATTTCCAGTGCTGCATTTAACTTTTTCTGCCCCTCCAGTTCTTCTTCTATTTCACTCTGATCGAACGATGGTGAAACAGGAACAAATTTAAGAAAGTTTGAAGGCCCACATCCAAAccggatgatggctggagaatcTGGCTCCTGGTCCAGATGAACCTGCTCTAACTTGGCTTCTGTTTCCCTTAGATTGCTGTCCTCTTCTCCACAGGAATGCCTTGGGGACCTAGAATGAGAACGCAGGGAGAAAGAAGAGCCTTTGAATGCACAAACTGATCCAGTGTACTTCTGTGTAGGAACCTTAAAGGAACCAGAGTATGAGAGAGAAACCATTTGAAAAAGTTAGGAATTCTTTTGGAGTGGAGAATATTCCATAGTTCCAAGGCCAGAAAGCATACTTCCCAGTAGAtcaaggcaattaaaaaaaaactgtgctTTTCGGTGACAGGCCATGAACATCAGAAACAAGCAATAAAATTCAAAGCAGCTGTTCTGGGTAACATTTTCTACACCCTTTGTTGAATCCAAGGAGAGAGTAAACAACTGCTCCTTGCATGTTAGAACATTATGTACCCTGAAATGATAAGTTACCTTTTGTATCTACTAAACTGAAAAATTGCCTACCAAGCAATGAAACTTAGGTCACTGACAAGTGACACCACCTCTTCCCTGCACAAATATTGCATAAGTGGAAGACTACAACAGCATTCCCCCTTACTTAGGTGCAGGAGTTACATTTCACCATCCAACAGTATTCTACCCTTTCTTGCAGGCACCCATAGACAGAATAGCATCAACTTGCTATTCTAGGCAGGGCAGCCTTCTCAGTTATTACATTCTGTCCCAACTCACACTTCTATCACCCTTCATTTTCTTGATTGAGCATTCTCAGGAAGTCTTACAATTGAGATATAACATACATACTACAGCATAGCACAGGCCAGTTTGCCATACCAGTTGAACAGATTCATGAGCCAATATGGCAAGGCCGTACAGGTACTCTGTCTGGATGAGTTCTGCCTGTCAGGAGATATGAAGGAGGGAATGCCATCTCTTTGTTGATTTCTACTGACACTAAAGTAGATAGGAAATCCTAGAAAGCACTTTTTACTCAAAAATAAATCTGAGTTGAAGATGACTTATCCTCAAGTAAGTGTGCACAGGATTACAGCCCAAGCTTATAACATCCAATACAACCATTCTTAGAGACAATTACTTAAAGAGCAATCCTAAAGAAAACTATTTCAAATACAAATCAAGAGTTTCCACCAAGTCCACATGTTGGGATAGTTAGCCATATTTCTGAGGGGTGTTAAAAAACAACAGGGTTCCCCTTTCCTCTCTCCTTAATTACAAACTGCTCTCCAACACAAGTCTCGATGCTTATAttgagaaatttcccaacttaaCATACAGAAGCTGCGCTACCCTTTCACTAACAAAAAGGTTTCCTCTTCTTCACTTATCCTCAGAATAGTCTCACTtctgagggggagggaggagccaaaCCCTtttagaagagaaagaaaagtacAATATCTAAAAATGCACTAACAGACACCTACTTCTACCATATCTCTCCTAACCTTCAAGAACACTACATTCCCAGCTGTGCTGCTGCACCTAGATTTAAATGCTTCCATCAGTTACGTGGCTAGGTAACACACCTCCTTTTCATCTGCCCTGTCCTGTTGCAGGTGTTCTCTGCTTTCCCAGTTGAAACAAGCTCTCTTAGCCAATCaatcattttgtttctttaaaagcaaGAAACTTACCATACATGTAGTCATGGGTGTGTTTTAGCTAGAGCTTATCTCGTATTGAGTTGCAGTATTTAGATAGCTCAGCCTTTTTTCTTGCTCACAAATATGTTAACTAGCTAGTCTGTCTGTTTATATGGGGGGTAGGGGTCATTTGCAATTTCCAACCACTTCCCTACTTTGTCACAAGAGAACAATATCTAGGTAATCAAGCAAGTTGTTATTTACCAGCTTAAACTATAAAGTTGATCTTTCCATACAGTTAAAACTGAAAACTTGTGCACACTTACCTGGACAAAGTATAAATATTACAATGGTAACAGTATTGCAAGGCATTATAATATTCCATTTTTCCTCATATCGTTCCCCATGTTTATATAAGCAACCATGACCTATACATAGTTAGCAGATACATACATCAAATTCATTGTTCTGGCCTGCATTAAGCATTTAAAAAGTTATAGCAAACTGACCACTATGTAGGGGCATTTGCTGATAAAAACGCTATGAGGTTTGTCCTTTTCTTGAGTTGGCATTTTTCCTGACAGAAGCTCTGCATTTACCAGCTACATAATGGGTACGGAGCGGATACATGTTATTACTATTTTTGCCTTCTCATGCAAAAATCTTTTTGGGCAAAGTTATTACtcaattaattttgtattagaatatccattgttttttaaagatgtttatgtacttttagaCTGTCTCCCTATATCCTGGAACCTAACTGATTGTTAACAAAAATGAACCTTGAGTGCCCTTCCTGcagctaaaagacttatattgcAGCACTGGAGAGACAAACATccacctcccataattcaatgAACTGAGGACCTTACAAATTTATCAATATTTGAATAAATGGTCTACAGGCAACATCTCAGGATGGACTTGTTGGTTacttggaaaccttttatggatgcttatgtgtagatttctcactattgttgTCACACTTCTGTTTGTATaaggtttgttttaattttccttcctttttttcaaataaaagatttttaaaaattggaaaaaaCCTTAAAATGTTTTGCATCACTATGCTAGAAAATACCATACTTGTTGATTTTCCGCCTGTCCTACAGCTGTTAAAGTCATATAAACCCTGTTATGTCCCACACTCAACAAGGGTACTAATCAGAGTTCTCAAATTCTTTCTCAAAGCAAATACTGGATACATATTACCAGAGTCTGTTGGTGGGTAAAGCTATGTTTTTTCCACTAACTAAAGAGCAACTGTCaaatagtgttggactaggatcttgaagGTCTAGGTTCTAATCCCCACACTTGCACAGAAACTTGCTAggtaggtgaccttgagccagtcacacacagtcaactagtgttgccaggccccctcaacctcccggcggggaaTTGGAGCCTGACACttacctgtgggggggggggtgcgcacacAAAGCGCGCGCACACTCCCgcaagcacaatgacatcacttccgggaagtgacatcatcaggcagcCCCTGGGAGTGCACTCACATGCCGCAGGGGCCCGGATTAAGGATGCTGCAGAGTGTGgaagcatggttgttgtgggttttccgggctgtattgccgtggtcttggcattgtagttcctgacgtttcgccagcagctgtggctggcatctccagaggtgtagcaccaaaagacagagatctctcagtgtcacagtgtggaaaagatgttggcaggtcatttgtatctactcaggaggggtggggttgagctgagtcatcctgtaagagtttcccagggtgtggaaagctaatggcgggaggcttcactgtatcctgaggaggttcttttgcatatggattggtgcttgatgtgctaatcttctctgcagggctattatcgagtatagagtgttttggttgttgggggttttccgggctgtattgccgtggtcttggcattgtagttcctgacgtttcgccagcagctgtggctggcatcttcagaggtgtagcaccaaaagacagagatctctcagtgtcacagtgtggaaaagatgtaggtcatttgtatctactcaggaggggtggggttgagctgagtcattctgtaagagtttcccagggtgtggaatgctaatggcgggaggcttccctgtatcctgaggaggttcttttgcatatggattggtgcttgatgtgttaatcttctctgcagggctattgtcgggtgtggagtgttttgttggccttgtgtttttcagaactggagcccatgctctgttcattcttaaggtttcttctttcctgttgaagttttgcttatgcttgtgaatttcaatggcttccctgtgcagtctgacaaagtagttggaagtgttgtccagtattttggtgtcctggaataagatactgtgccctgtttgagttaggctatgttcagccactgctgatttttcaggctgtccaagtctgcagtgtctttcatgttcttttattcttgtctggatgctacgctttgtggtcccgatgtaaacttgtccacagctgcagggtatacggtatactcctgcagaggtgagggggtctctgctgtcttttgctgatcgtagcatctgttgtatttttcgggtgggtctgaatactgcttgaaggttatgcttttccataagctttcccatctgatcagtaattcctttgatatatggcaaaaacacttttcctgtaggtgactgtttttccttggttgtttgattcatcctgggtttgattgctcttcggatttcatttctggagtagccatttgcctgaagtgcgtggtttagatgattaatttcctcattgagaaagcgcggctcacatatccgtcttgcacgatcaactaatgttttcattatgcctcttttctgtcgggggtggtgattggagtttttgtgtaagtactgatcagtgtgagttggtttcctgtagaccttgtgacctaactgaaagtttgctttgcggatgaccaaggtatccaggaatgagagttttccctcactttctttctccattgtgaattgtatgttcaggtggatgttgttgagatgattcaaaaactccctcaattcttcctccccatggctccaaatgatgaatgtatcatccacaaaccggaaccatacactgggtttgtggggtgctgattctatagctgttttttcaaaatgttccatgtagaagtttgctataactgggctgagtgggctccccatgttcagcagtggctgaacatagcctaactcaaacagggcacagtatcttattccaggacaccaaaatactggacaacacttccaactactttgtcagactgcacagggaagccattgaaattcacaagcataagcaaaacttcaacaggaaagaagaaaccttaagaatgaacagagcatgggctccagttctgaaaaacacaaggccaacaaaacactccacacccgacaatagccctgcagagaagattagcacatcaagcaccaatccatatgcaaaagaacctcctcaggatacagggaagcctcccgccattagcattccacaccctgggaaactcttacagaatgactcagctcaaccccacccctcctgagtagatacaaatgacctacatcttttccacactgtgacactgagagatctctgtcttttggtgctacacctctgaagatgccagccacagctgctggcgaaacgtcaggaactacaatgccaagaccacggcaatacagcccggaaaaccctcaacaaccatcgttctccggccgtgaaagccttcgacaatacatagagtgttttgttagcctggtgtttttcagaactggaaaccatgctctgttcattcttaaggtttcttctttcctgttgaagttttgcttatgcttgtgaatttcaatggcttccctgtgcagtctgacaaagtagttggaagtgttgtccagtattttggtgtcctggaataagatactgtgccctgtttgagttaggctatgttcagccactgctgatttttcaggttgtccaagtctgcagtgtctttcatgttcttttattcttgtctggatgctacgctttgtggtcccgatgtaaacttgtccacagctgcagggtatacggtatactcctgcagaggtgagggggtctctactgtcttttgctgatcgtagcatctgttgtatttttcgggtgggtctgaatactgcttgaaggttatgctttttcataagcatACCCATCTGATcaataattcctttgatatatggcaaaaacacttttcctgtaggagactgtttttccttggttgtttgattcatcctggatttgattgctcttcggatttcatttctggagtagccatttgcctgaagtgcgtggtttagatgattaatttcctcattgagaaagtgcggctcacatatccgtcttgcgcgatccactaatgttttcattatgcctcttttctgtcaggggtggtgattggagtttttgtgtaagtaccgatcagtgtgagttggtttcctgtagaccttgtgtcctaactgaaagtttgctttgcggatgaccaaggtcaggaactacaatgccaagaccacggcaatacagcccagaaaacccacaacaaccatcgttctccagccgtgaaagccttcgacaatacagtgtgGAAGCACTCCTGCCCCCCACAGTATCCAAAAATGCACCCAtttcggcccagatcgggctcatttcgggatccgttttggcacggatcgggcccgttttgagctgctgtggagtgcaggacgctcctgtgctctgcagtggcctgaaacGGGCCCTATCCAGgcaaaaacaggcctgttttgggctgctgcagagtgcaggagtgctcctgtgctctgcagtggctcaaaacaggcctgatctgcacaaaaatgggccccaaacaagcccaatATGGGCTGAAATGGGTGTGTTttggccgctgtggagggcaggagtgctcctgcactccgcagcagccccaatccgggcttgATCCaggtcaaaacgggcccaatccaggcagctgcagtgcatgggagtgtgcAGTGCCACAGGGGAGTGCACACGGAACGTGtgctccccccgctggccaggtatgtgggagtgtggtggtggtggtggggatcccccacccctggcgggggtctggcatcccccTACTctcaagcctaacctaccttacaggattgtcatgatgataaaatgaagaacaatgtaagctactgtCGGTAGGtcttcattgggaagaaaggtggaaaaTGAATAAAGGAATGAATAAAATATGCCTATACTGAAAAACAGCCTTAGAAGTTAAAAGAGAAGTAGTTCATAGTATATTGGGTTATTTTGGCCTGAGCTACCACACTAGGCATACATATCCCATTGAATTCTgttggacttacttccaagtatacATGTATAGGATTGCTAatcagcctggagaaaaatttccTGTCACTTTAATAGAGACTAATGTGTAGACATGGGCAGTTTCATGGCATAGAGATAAGTAACCTCACctagtaaataacaacaacaacaacaacaacatttgatttatataccgcccttccagacaacttaatgcccactcagagcagtttacaaagtatgttactattatccccacaacaaaacaccctgtgaggaggatggggctgagagagcgccagagaactgtgactaggggccaagctacacatgacg from Eublepharis macularius isolate TG4126 chromosome 2, MPM_Emac_v1.0, whole genome shotgun sequence harbors:
- the LSP1 gene encoding lymphocyte-specific protein 1 isoform X1, translating into MADSEECLRDLESDTGVEEGGQEETQRLTAQWSVEDEEEAARERRRRERERQLRSQAEEGVESIGTSSQNGESAQESQFDGKPSGTSELEEDEGFSDWSQKLEQRKQRWAGEGAQEGERIYQWTEAQQAAPAQWEERSPRHSCGEEDSNLRETEAKLEQVHLDQEPDSPAIIRFGCGPSNFLKFVPVSPSFDQSEIEEELEGQKKLNAALEITEENLSTGIGEENQDFAQENEPEEEAKERQEEKKRRRNEEEEAPGKRQRAPSISSLEEEYQPPLSPTTKITDRTESLNRSIERSNSVKKTQAPLPVSKIDDKLEQYTHAIETSSKTPKPARQLSIDLPANSAVVASTKSLWETGEVAIQSPVKTTPCKDIVAGDIVSKRSIWEQKETPKADESAKVKLPGKKYKYVPIGHGQYKKVLVDEATEK
- the LSP1 gene encoding lymphocyte-specific protein 1 isoform X2, encoding MTSAILRRNSSKQGLQNLIRLTAQWSVEDEEEAARERRRRERERQLRSQAEEGVESIGTSSQNGESAQESQFDGKPSGTSELEEDEGFSDWSQKLEQRKQRWAGEGAQEGERIYQWTEAQQAAPAQWEERSPRHSCGEEDSNLRETEAKLEQVHLDQEPDSPAIIRFGCGPSNFLKFVPVSPSFDQSEIEEELEGQKKLNAALEITEENLSTGIGEENQDFAQENEPEEEAKERQEEKKRRRNEEEEAPGKRQRAPSISSLEEEYQPPLSPTTKITDRTESLNRSIERSNSVKKTQAPLPVSKIDDKLEQYTHAIETSSKTPKPARQLSIDLPANSAVVASTKSLWETGEVAIQSPVKTTPCKDIVAGDIVSKRSIWEQKETPKADESAKVKLPGKKYKYVPIGHGQYKKVLVDEATEK